The genomic region TACCTGAGAAAAAAGTTGCTGCAGAACAGCCGAGCGCTGTCCATCCTCCGACAGTGTATCGATACACGCTGCCGATCAGTCCGACAATGATTCCCGGCAGAGGTCCAAGCAGCGCCGTTGCAACAACGACAACGCCTGTTCTGATATTCGCGAGCGCATTTCCCACTTGGATACCGAGAACCGAAGCCAAAATATTTAAAATAGAAAAGACCAATGTTAATCCGATTGCAGCAATAAATTCCGCTTGTGTTTTTGTATGATATACCAAAGCGGCTTTTATCGGTCTTATTTTAAATAAAAAATAAAGGACCATAAAAAAGAGCGCTACATTTGATGTAAGCGAAAAAAAGGTAGTTGCATTCACTGTTTTTCTCCATAAAGATATAAAAATATTTTGAAATTGATAATCCCCCATGCCGTTAAAAACTTTTCCGCACTTTTTGATATGCTCGATCATAATTATGTTTTTATCGGAAAAAATCTCAGCTTATCCAATGTACAGATATTTTTTCATATTGTGCTTCCAAACCTCAAATATCAGATAGGGTGCATCTGGATAATATGCTTTGCACGAGTGTTGGGAGAATTCGGCGCTTGTATGATGCTGGCCGGAATTACCGGTATGAAAACGGAAACGCTTACCACCGCTATTTTTCTCAATATGACTACCGGCGACTTTGAAGCAGCGGCGGATTGTTCCTTTCCCATTGAGCGATATCGCCAGTTTGCAAATCGGAACGAACGACTACGATACGGCAATTTTTATTGCAGTACTCAATGCGCTGCACACACCTCTACCGCTTTTGAAAACACATTTTCCGTAAGCCTTTTGAAATAGACTGTTAAGCAGTTGTACATCCCTGTACAACTGCTTAACGACGAGTTCGCAATGCGAACTCGCTCCTGTCGAAAACCACCGACATCCATGTCGGAAATGATACGTTGAGGATTAATTTTTCAGCAGCAGCGTATCGTAAAGCATACTCCTCCGTAAGCCTTTTTGAAATAGGCGAGGTAGATCCGAGGCGCGAGGAAAAATTAACCGCAGGCGTATCTTTGATACGTTGAGGATTAATTTTTTCGCAGCAACGAAGGAGATACCCGCATATTTCAAAAGGACTCGCTGATGGCCCCAAGAGCATCGATACTAGCCTCTATCTCTTCCGTCGTATTAAACGTAGAAAAGCTGAAGCGGACAATCCCTTGCGCTTCCGTTTTATAGCTCCGGTGCACAAGCGGAGCGCAGTGGGGCACCCGGACGGGTTGCAATGCCGTACCGCTCATCAAGGAGGCGGCTCACTTCCGCAGACGGCACGGTTCCAATGTTCAGCCCGATAACAGGACCGGCATTTTGTACGTTCGGTGCATAGAGCGTGATAAACGGAAGGTCTGCGGCGAGCTTGAAAAAGTATGCGCGCAGCTTTGCTAAATACGCAGCGGCGTTCTCTTGTCCAAGCTGTTCGATATATGCACATCCTGCCGTCAGTCCCGCAAAGGAAGGCACATTCATGGTACCGGCTTCAAAGACATCGGGCATTGTCGCGGGGTGTGTTTTGTCAAAAGAATGAATGCCGCTGCCGCCGGAAAACACCGGCTTAAAAGCAAAGTCACCGTTCACTATGATGCCGCCGGTACCCTGCGGACCATATAATCCCTTGTGACCGGTAAAGCAGACAATGGTTTGTTCATACTGCGAAATATCCATCGGCATGGTACCGGCGCTTTGGGAGGCATCGATAATCAGCGTCAATCCATTCTTTCTGCATAAGCCGTAAATTCGCTGCATATCGGGAACGGCGCCGATAACATTGGAGCAGGCGGTAACAATAATCGCCTTGGTATTGCTCCGTATCTGCGCTTCCATTGCCGTATAGTCAAGCTCGCCTGTTTCAAGATCAAAGCCGACAATCGACAGCTCCGCCCCTTGACTTTCCAGCTGATAGAGCGGACGCAAGACCGAGTTATGTTCAAGCGCAGTGGTAATGAGATGATCGCCTGCTCCGAACAAACTTTTGAACACGAGATTCAAGGCTGTCGTTGCATTTTGGCACAGTGCAACTTGCAGCGGATCTGTTATATGGAAGATACGGGCAACGGCAACACGGGTTTTATACAAAGAGGCGAGCGCCGCATGGGCGGTTTTATGCGCAGCACGTCCCGGATTTGCAAACTGCTGAGAGGCAATCGCGTCATACACTGCATCTGCAACACTGTCGGGCTTATGGAGCGTTGTCGCGCTATTATCAAAATAAATCATACTACTTACCCTTCTGACTATTTCCCAGACATCTTCACTGCGGTTCTGTCCGAGCCTTGGACGGTGAGCAGATACACATCCTGATACGCGGCTCCGCTTGTTTTTAATAAGTCAACCGCTTTTTCCGCATCTTCACGGTTGACCCGCAGCGCCATCCCGCAGCCTTCTGAAATTTCCGGAGGGAGCGGGATCAGGCGGGCGCCGGAGAGACCGGTCACTGCCATTTCCGCTGCGATTGCCTGATGAGTACTATCAAATGAAATAACGCAAAATACTTCGTTCTGCATGGCTTAGGGCTTTACGACCTTATTGGTACGCATAATTTCCGTAATACGGTACATATTGGTAGCCGAACCGACTTGCAGTTTCTCTTTTAAGCCGTAGAAATCCAAACACAGCCCACACGCAAGCACTTCCGTCCCCTTTTCCTGCAAGGTTTTTAAATCATTGACGGTTTTTTCGTTCTCGGTTGCAAGGCGGACACCGGAGTTATACATCACCACCATTTTAGGGATTCGATCCTGTTCGGTCAGCGCATACACAAAGTTCTCCAACAGCTTTGTGCCGAAACCTTCATCGCCGGTGCCCATCTTGTCGGAATTGATCACCACAACATATTCGTCAGCGCCTTGTTCCAACACGCTTGTGTCGTTCAAAATAGCACAAGCCTCGCAGCCTTGAAAGTCGTAGAGTACGGTGTATTCCGCATCGTTCAGCTTGGTAACGCTTGCTTTGATATTCAGCTGCCCTGCCATCTTGGTCAGATTCTGGGTCGCAATTTCGTTATCCACCCGTATCAGGATGTTTTCCCCTGCAGTGTTTTCGCGCAATACTTTTTTCGTCATAATGACGGGAATGGGACACGCTTTGCCCATCGCATTTACTTCAATCATCATTTTCCTCCATAGATATTAAGTAACCATCAACTCACCACAATCGGATAATCCGCGCGAGATTCGATGGCGCCGATTTGGAATAGGCTGATGCCTGCCTCGGCAAAGGCCGGTTTGATTTTTTCCGCTTCGGCAGGGCTGACGGCAAAAAGTAAACCGCCTGAGGTTTGCGGGTCAAAGATAATTTCTTCAAGTGCAAAATCTTTTATGCCGAAGTGAATTTTCCCTTGAGCAAAGTTCCGGTTCCGCTGTCCGCCGGCGGTAAGCAAAAATTCACCGGCTGCCTGATACGCTGTCTCGATATAGGGAATATGGCTTGCGTCAAGGCGGGCGGTAAAATCCGTACCGGTCATTTCCGAAAGATGTCCGCCCAAGCCGAAACCGGTTACATCAGTGCAGGCATGAACGGTAAAGTTCCGGAGAATTTCGGCTGCGTATTTATTGAGGTAGGTCATTGAGGCAGCCGCTTCGTCAAAGGCGGCGCGGGAGACTTCTCCTGCGCTGTACGCGGTGGTGATAATCCCGATCCCCAGTTTTTTGGTTAAAAATAACACATCTCCCGCCTGCGGGGTGTTGTTTCGCCAAATGCGCTCAGGGTGTATCGTTCCCATCACGGAAAGTCCGTATTTTATTTTGGGGTCGTGGATGGAGTGCCCGCCAACGAGTGCCGCCCCTGCTTCTTTCACCTTTTCCGCGCCGCCGGTTAGAATGCTTTGCAGCGCTGCGTATGCATTATCGCGGGTTGCTTCCTCAGGATAGCAGACAATGTTCATTGCACATACCGGCTCTCCACCCATCGCGTACACATCACTGAGAGCATTTGCTGCTGCAATCTGCCCGAAAAGGATAGGATCGGTTACCATCGGCGGGAAAAAATCAAGGGTCTGGATGACTGCTATATCGGGTGTCAGCTGAATAACGGCCGCATCATCGGAGCTGTCGAAGCCGACCAATAAGCCTTCGTGTGAAGTCTTGGGGAGTGTTTTCAGTAAGGCGCTCAAAACCCCTGCACCGATTTTTGCATTGCATCCGCCGCAGACAAAAAGCGCATCGCCCTGTCCGCTCGCGGATTTATTATAATTTTCCATTGATTTATTATAATATATGAGGGTGCTTTTTACAAGCAAATTTCCGACTACACCCAGGATAAACGCATCAGCACCGCAACAGACGTCGGTGATATTACATTCTTTACTGCGTATTTTCGTGTACCCGTACCAAAATGATAGAAATAAACTACAGAATACAGTACAATCTCATCCATATATGAAACAGTTTAAACTGATAGCGGATTATCAGCCTTCGGGCGACCAAGGGGATGCGATACGGCAGCTTGCGGACGGCATACTTGCGGGTGACCGGTTCCAAACGCTCAAAGGTGTTACCGGTTCGGGCAAGACTTTTACGATGGCGAACATTATTCAAGCGGTGCAGAAACCGACGCTGATTATCAGCCACAACAAGACGCTTGCGGCGCAGCTCTACCGTGAGTTCAAAGGCTTTTTCCCAGAAAATGCCGTCGAATACTTTGTTTCATACTATGATTACTACCAGCCGGAGGCTTATGTCCCGGCGCGAGACCTCTATATCGAAAAAGACGCTTCTATCAACGATGAGATAGACCGACTCCGGCTTTCGGCAACATTCAGTTTGATGGAGCGGCGGGATGTTATCGTTGTGTCAACAGTGTCGTGCATTTACGGCTTGGGCTTACCCGAATCGTGGCGCGATTTACGCATCACCATAGAAAAAGGGCAGACCGTTGATCCCGGTAAACTCAAAAAACAGCTGATCAGTCTGCAATACGAGCGCAATGATGCGGTGTTAGAGCGTGGTCGGTTCCGTGTGAAGGGCGATGTGATGGAAATATTCCCTGCGTATATGGAAGAAGCCTACCGCATCGAGTTTGACTGGGAAGAGATTGTGCGTATCCGCCGCTTTAGCCCGCTGACCGGCGAGGTGAGCCAAGAATACGAAGAGCTTTCGATTTATCCTGCAAAGCACTTTGTTATGCCGGAAAATGCTATTCCCAATGCTATCGAACGGATTAAGCAGGAGCTTGATGCACGTTTGGAAACGCTCAAGGCGCAGGGAAAGCTCTTTGAGGCTGAACGGCTGAAAACCCGTACCGAATACGATATCGAAATGCTCTCCGAGATGGGGCATTGCCCGGGCATAGAAAACTACTCTGCGCCGATCGCAAACCGCAAGCCGGGCGAGCCTCCTGCAACGCTTTTTCATTACTTTCCCAAAGACTTCCTCCTTTTTATGGATGAAAGCCACGTAACCTTTCCGCAGATCGGCGCTATGTACGAAGGCGACCGCAGCCGCAAGCAGAACCTTGTAGACTTCGGCTTCCGGCTTCCCTGCGCGCTGGATAACCGCCCGCTTAAAATCAATGAGTTTGAAACAATGCTCAATCAGGCTGTCTTTGTTTCCGCAACACCCGGCCCCAAAGAATTGCAATATTCTACCCGCGTTGTTGAGCAGCTCATCCGCCCGACCGGTCTGTTAGACCCGCTCATCGAAATTCATCCGAGCGAGGGGCAGATGGAGCATATCTACGGCGAGGTGAGAAAGCGTATCGCAAAGGATGAGCGGAGTCTTATCCTCACCCTCACCAAGAAGATGGCGGAAGACCTTACCGACTACCTCACCGGTCTGGGCTTAAAGGTAAAGTACATTCACAGCGAGGTGGAAACCATCGAGCGGGTAGAAATCCTCAAAGGCTTGAGGGCGGGTGAGTTCGATGTGCTTATCGGGATTAACCTCCTGCGGGAAGGTATCGACCTGCCGGAAGTGTCGTTTATCGGCATCCTCGACGCGGATAAAATCGGCTTTTTGCGGTCAACCACCAGCCTCGTACAGATTGTCGGGCGGGCGGCGCGTAATGCCAACGGCAGCGTGGTGATGTATGCCGACCGTATCAGCGACGCGATGAAGGAAACAATAGAAGAAACCACCCGCCGCCGTTCAATTCAGCAAGCCTACAACGATGAGCACGGCATTACGCCTAAAACCATAAAAAAATCGATTGAAGATATTTTGGTACGCGAAACGGAAATCAAAAAAGAAGCCGCCCGCGCCGAAACCGAGCCGCTGGTCAACAGCTTCAATATTCTGAACCCCGCCGACCGCAAAAAGCTTATCAAAAAGCTCGAAGCGCAGATGGCTGAATATGCCGATATGTTGTTGTTTGAAGAGGCGGCGGTGGTGAGGGATAAGATCGAAGAGATTAAACGCCTCGGGAGCTTTTGAAATATACGACGCATCTACTGCGTCATACGGTAAAAAAGTGTCCTCAACGTATCAAAGATACGCCTGCGGTACTTTTTTACCGTATTCCTTGTATCTGCATCGTCTATTTCAAAAGGCTTACGGCAAAATATACGGCTACGGCGTTGCTGCACACAAATTAATCTTCAACGTATCAGAACGGACAGGGATGTCCGGGGTTCCACGCAACGGCGACGTTTTTGCTCCGCAAAAACTCGCGTTCAGAAGTGTACACGGATGTACACTTCTGGACAGGCTATTTCAAAAGGCTAACGGCAAATAGTATTTCAGCACAGACAGGGATGTCCGTGGTTCTATGCAGTAGCGAGATTTGTGTTATGCACAAATCTCGTCGTTAAGCAGTTGTACAGGGATGTACAACTGCTTAACAGTCTATTTCAAAAGGCTAACGGCAGGCGCATCTATGGCGTTTCTGCGCACGCATTCCATACCCGCTGTACTAAAGTGCGCTTTTTTAGTATGGTAGTACGTCAACGGTTTTTATGACAACCGTATTTTTATTGATAGGCATTTCTGAAAATCAAAACGGTTCAGGGATGTTTTATACTCATAAAGGACACCTCATGAATACTTTTTATAACGCGGAAGAAACATCAAAGGAAAAAACAAGCGATAGCGCAAATGATCAGCTGATGCAGAAGTTCTTGAATACCCGTCAAATTATCTTGTCGGGTGAAGTGAATAAAGAGCTGGCGGAAAAGGTTATCCGTCAGCTTTTGATACTCGAATCCGATTCCGCTTCAAAACCGATTTATGTGTATATCGATTCTCCGGGCGGAGATGTTGATGCCGGTTTTGCGATTTTTGATATGATTCGGTTCATTAAGCCGCCGGTTTATACGATCGGAATGGGATTGGTAGCCAGTGCAGGTGCGCTTATTCTTTTAGCGGCGCCGAAAAACTATCGGCTTGGGTTGCCGAATAGTCACTACCTCATCCATCAGCCGTTATCCGGCATCAAAGGGGTCGCAACGGATATCGAAATCCATGCAAAAGAAATCGAAAAAATCCGCACAAAAATTAATGCGCTTATCGCCGAAGAAACCGGTAAGGACGTAGCTGAGGTTGCTAAAGATACCGATCGCGACTATTGGCTTTCGGCAGACGAAGCGGTGAATTACGGGCTCATCTTACAGGTCATTAAAACCCGCAGTGACCTTCCAAAAAAATAAAAACAGCACCGCCACGGACGGTGGTGGTTCCATATAGCAGCGACGTTTTTGCTGCGCAAAAACTCGTCGTTGACCAGCGTACAGGGACGTACACTGGTCAACAGCGCCATGAACAGCATCATTCAAAGATGTACTTCCTTGTACATCTTTGAATTACGAGTTTTTCAGTGAAAAACTCGTTGCTATCCGAAACCACTGACGTCTTATTTAATCGCTTCAACATCTTCTCGAGTAAGACCGGTAGCTTGTATTATCTTTTGCATGGAATCTCCGTACTGTTTTAGTATCTTTGCTGTTTCGAGTTTTGCTTGGCGGGAACCTTCGGCGAAACCTTTGGCTTCACCTTCATCGAAAGCGTCCATAAGAGCTACCGGTAAAATATGGTATTCTCTCCGTGCTAATTCATTCTGTTTTACTGTCTGTATCATCTGCTCTATCCTCCCTGTATATTCAGTTGTTACCTTACCGGTTTTTACATATTGTAAAAAGCCCTGTAAATCTTTATTATCTGCTGTGCTAAATGCATTTGCATTCTCAATATAATCTTTTTTTGTATCTTTTGAAAATATGCGGGTATCTGCGTTGTCGCTTAACAAAAAACAGTCCTCGACGTACAGCAAGTACGCCTGCGGGTGTTTTTTGTACGCTCCTAGCATCTACTCCGCCTATTTACAAAAGGCTAACGGAAGGCTTTTTTCGAAAAGTCTGGTTCAGCAGCGGCATGGATGCCGCTGGTTCTAGCAGCAGCGATGTTTTGCCGAATGGCAAAACTCGTGTTTTCCGATAGACACGGACGTCTATCGGAAAACACATCTCAATATCATAAGATGTACCGGCTTCGTCTTTTACCAATACGTCAAGACGAACATTTTTTGCGCTCGAATTAGTGGTAACGGTATTTTGGGACGATAGATACGTGATTTTCTCTATCTTAGCGTTAAAGAGTATCTCAAGAAATTCTTTACAAATAGATTCATGTTCCATGACTTTGCAGAACATAAAATCGTCTGCGATTGTTAATTCTTCAAATGGTTTTTTAGCCATCTTTCGCCTCCGTTAGTAATATCTCTTATAAAGCACTGATGCAAAAATGGCTAAAGAAATGGAGAAAAAATCATCTTTTTTATTCGTGCGGTTTAATACCTGCCGTTTCTCGGCAATGATCTGCGTCGGGGGTGTTGATTGTCAAGCGTTCAGCCCATTACCTTAAAGCCGTCATCGGGCTTTAAGGTAATGGCTACGGTTTTGTCCTTTTCGACGGTAGTATCGGTTTTTATTTCTGTTTTGTTTGTCTTTGCTGTAAAGACCTCATCTACGCTAAAGGTTATCTTGTACTTGGGCGTTGTCGGCTTATTTCCGTTTGCATTCTGGCAAGCCGGTACACAAAACCGATGAAAATAATGGGGAACGGATAAGAACAAAGGTATCAAACCTTCCGCACAAATAATGTGCCTGTTCAGTTCCACACAAGCGGTCGTTTGTTATCGGATAGCCGCTTATCAAGATACTCCTTATTTAAGTGCAGCTCTTTTACCAATGTGCGCATTTGATCGGCGGAGAGTAGATTCTGTTCGGCAAAAAGGAAGATGAGCGCCCGTTCTGCGATGCAGGGAACACGGAGCGCATTGATCCGTTCAGGCGAAGGATTGGCGCAATCGAGATATTCAGTCTTAAACGTATTAAATAATATGGAATGCTCCATATTATCTTGAATTGCCGCAAGTTCCTGCATAAGCGGCTGCATATTTCCTCTGCTTGCTTCTATTCCAAGCGGCTTTAACGTAAAGAACGTGTACTGCTTACCGGGTAAAAAATGGTGCTGATCGCAGCGGGTACAGTAATTCGGTTCAAAAGGGTCTTCTTTTTTGCGGTCTCCCCCGATGATAATCAGCGGATCAAAATAGAGCGCGGGGCATTCAACGCCGTTTACAATGTAGTATCGATAGGTATTGTAGCCATTTTGCAGACAGTCTGGATGTTCGCAATAAGCGGAGAACGGATATATTTCCGTTGCCGTTTCTACCAGCAGCCGCGCTGTTGCATTGAAAATTTCGCCGCGGAAGTTTAGCAGCAAGGTCGGCATCACAAACACAAGGCCGCGGCGGTCGCTTTCTTTTTTAATCACGTATGCGAGCCGTTCGTCATAAAATGCTGCCTCATCGATAATCCAGGTACCGATATGCGGATTTTCCTGTAATAGTCTTTCAAGCGCAAACGAATTGCCGACTGTCGCAATATGTTCCCCGCACCGCTGGTAGCCGCCGCGGTAGGCAAGCGCATCCTCAGGATAGTCGGGAAAACGCTCTTTATCGAGGCTGTAGCGTGCAAAAAAAGTATATCGCCTATCCGCCGAGCCGATACCGCTTGCAGGGTCAAACAAATCTTTTTGAGAATTTGCTCCGCTGGTCAGCTTTTGCACGGCGCCGCTTTTGGTACGGGCGACTTGTGCATCTCTCCATACGTGTCCCGCATATTCGGTTTTTCCCGACCCCATCGGCCCTACCACCAGGATACGGCGAGAGGCAGTAGTAAAGTCAAAATGAGCTTTCGGCTCATGCATCAATAAAGAAGGAAAGCCAAGGTTTTTAAACCATGCATTAATCTGTTCTTGTGCGGGTTCCAATTGCATTTATAAAGCTCCAAATCGCGAGAAGGGAAATACCCGCAGTATCGTCGTACCGAGTATTTTTTCCGCAGGGACATATTTCGGTTCAATATTACTTAAAAATCGAATGGATTGTACATCGTTTTTATCTACGGAGGTCAGCTTAAAAACAGTGGAATGGCGCATATCTGTTGAATTAAACCGGTTGTCCCCCATCATAAAATACGCATTTTCAGGAATGTACTCATCCTGTCCG from Treponema vincentii harbors:
- a CDS encoding aminotransferase class V-fold PLP-dependent enzyme is translated as MIYFDNSATTLHKPDSVADAVYDAIASQQFANPGRAAHKTAHAALASLYKTRVAVARIFHITDPLQVALCQNATTALNLVFKSLFGAGDHLITTALEHNSVLRPLYQLESQGAELSIVGFDLETGELDYTAMEAQIRSNTKAIIVTACSNVIGAVPDMQRIYGLCRKNGLTLIIDASQSAGTMPMDISQYEQTIVCFTGHKGLYGPQGTGGIIVNGDFAFKPVFSGGSGIHSFDKTHPATMPDVFEAGTMNVPSFAGLTAGCAYIEQLGQENAAAYLAKLRAYFFKLAADLPFITLYAPNVQNAGPVIGLNIGTVPSAEVSRLLDERYGIATRPGAPLRSACAPEL
- a CDS encoding DUF3343 domain-containing protein, whose protein sequence is MQNEVFCVISFDSTHQAIAAEMAVTGLSGARLIPLPPEISEGCGMALRVNREDAEKAVDLLKTSGAAYQDVYLLTVQGSDRTAVKMSGK
- the selD gene encoding selenide, water dikinase SelD; the protein is MENYNKSASGQGDALFVCGGCNAKIGAGVLSALLKTLPKTSHEGLLVGFDSSDDAAVIQLTPDIAVIQTLDFFPPMVTDPILFGQIAAANALSDVYAMGGEPVCAMNIVCYPEEATRDNAYAALQSILTGGAEKVKEAGAALVGGHSIHDPKIKYGLSVMGTIHPERIWRNNTPQAGDVLFLTKKLGIGIITTAYSAGEVSRAAFDEAAASMTYLNKYAAEILRNFTVHACTDVTGFGLGGHLSEMTGTDFTARLDASHIPYIETAYQAAGEFLLTAGGQRNRNFAQGKIHFGIKDFALEEIIFDPQTSGGLLFAVSPAEAEKIKPAFAEAGISLFQIGAIESRADYPIVVS
- the yedF gene encoding sulfurtransferase-like selenium metabolism protein YedF; protein product: MIEVNAMGKACPIPVIMTKKVLRENTAGENILIRVDNEIATQNLTKMAGQLNIKASVTKLNDAEYTVLYDFQGCEACAILNDTSVLEQGADEYVVVINSDKMGTGDEGFGTKLLENFVYALTEQDRIPKMVVMYNSGVRLATENEKTVNDLKTLQEKGTEVLACGLCLDFYGLKEKLQVGSATNMYRITEIMRTNKVVKP
- a CDS encoding ATP-dependent Clp protease proteolytic subunit — encoded protein: MNTFYNAEETSKEKTSDSANDQLMQKFLNTRQIILSGEVNKELAEKVIRQLLILESDSASKPIYVYIDSPGGDVDAGFAIFDMIRFIKPPVYTIGMGLVASAGALILLAAPKNYRLGLPNSHYLIHQPLSGIKGVATDIEIHAKEIEKIRTKINALIAEETGKDVAEVAKDTDRDYWLSADEAVNYGLILQVIKTRSDLPKK
- a CDS encoding ABC transporter permease subunit — encoded protein: MKLIIPHAVKNFSALFDMLDHNYVFIGKNLSLSNVQIFFHIVLPNLKYQIGCIWIICFARVLGEFGACMMLAGITGMKTETLTTAIFLNMTTGDFEAAADCSFPIERYRQFANRNERLRYGNFYCSTQCAAHTSTAFENTFSVSLLK
- the uvrB gene encoding excinuclease ABC subunit UvrB, whose amino-acid sequence is MKQFKLIADYQPSGDQGDAIRQLADGILAGDRFQTLKGVTGSGKTFTMANIIQAVQKPTLIISHNKTLAAQLYREFKGFFPENAVEYFVSYYDYYQPEAYVPARDLYIEKDASINDEIDRLRLSATFSLMERRDVIVVSTVSCIYGLGLPESWRDLRITIEKGQTVDPGKLKKQLISLQYERNDAVLERGRFRVKGDVMEIFPAYMEEAYRIEFDWEEIVRIRRFSPLTGEVSQEYEELSIYPAKHFVMPENAIPNAIERIKQELDARLETLKAQGKLFEAERLKTRTEYDIEMLSEMGHCPGIENYSAPIANRKPGEPPATLFHYFPKDFLLFMDESHVTFPQIGAMYEGDRSRKQNLVDFGFRLPCALDNRPLKINEFETMLNQAVFVSATPGPKELQYSTRVVEQLIRPTGLLDPLIEIHPSEGQMEHIYGEVRKRIAKDERSLILTLTKKMAEDLTDYLTGLGLKVKYIHSEVETIERVEILKGLRAGEFDVLIGINLLREGIDLPEVSFIGILDADKIGFLRSTTSLVQIVGRAARNANGSVVMYADRISDAMKETIEETTRRRSIQQAYNDEHGITPKTIKKSIEDILVRETEIKKEAARAETEPLVNSFNILNPADRKKLIKKLEAQMAEYADMLLFEEAAVVRDKIEEIKRLGSF
- a CDS encoding thymidine kinase, with amino-acid sequence MQLEPAQEQINAWFKNLGFPSLLMHEPKAHFDFTTASRRILVVGPMGSGKTEYAGHVWRDAQVARTKSGAVQKLTSGANSQKDLFDPASGIGSADRRYTFFARYSLDKERFPDYPEDALAYRGGYQRCGEHIATVGNSFALERLLQENPHIGTWIIDEAAFYDERLAYVIKKESDRRGLVFVMPTLLLNFRGEIFNATARLLVETATEIYPFSAYCEHPDCLQNGYNTYRYYIVNGVECPALYFDPLIIIGGDRKKEDPFEPNYCTRCDQHHFLPGKQYTFFTLKPLGIEASRGNMQPLMQELAAIQDNMEHSILFNTFKTEYLDCANPSPERINALRVPCIAERALIFLFAEQNLLSADQMRTLVKELHLNKEYLDKRLSDNKRPLVWN